A single region of the Plutella xylostella chromosome 26, ilPluXylo3.1, whole genome shotgun sequence genome encodes:
- the LOC105392840 gene encoding H/ACA ribonucleoprotein complex subunit 2-like protein, translated as MGKVKLEPVEQTDGDVSLKTEPQSHEEKVDHCSVIAKPMASKKLTKKIYKLIKKSTSHKNYIRNGLKIVQKQLRLGEKGIVVFAGDISPIEIMCHLPAVCEEKDIPYCYTPSRKDIGSAMGTMRGCIMVLVKEHEEYKDLYDEIKGEIKLLGHPL; from the exons ATGGGAAAAGTGAAACTGGAACCTGTTGAACAAACCGATGGAGACGTTTCTCTGAAAACAGAACCTCAAAGTCACGAAGAAAAAGTGGACCACTGCAGTGTCATCGCAAAACCCATGGCATCCAAGAAACTCACCAAGAAAATCTACAAACTTATCAAGAAATCCACCAGCCACAAAAACTACATCAGGAATGGCTTGAAAATTGTGCAGAAACAGCTTCGATTGGGCGAGAAAGG AATCGTTGTGTTCGCTGGTGATATTTCTCCAATCGAGATCATGTGCCACCTGCCAGCTGTATGTGAAGAGAAAGACATTCCTTACTGCTACACTCCTAGTAGAAAAGACATTGGTTCAGCGATGGGCACCATGCGAGGGTGTATCATGGTTCTGGTGAAAGAACATGAGGAATACAAAGATTTATATGACGAAATCAAGGGTGAGATCAAGCTCTTAGGACACCCTCTGTGA
- the LOC105390187 gene encoding ADP-ribosylation factor-like protein 3, whose amino-acid sequence MGLLSLLKKLRSNPDKELRLLLLGLDNAGKTTLLKQLASEDVTQVTPTAGFNIKSVLSNGFKLNVWDIGGQRKIRPYWRNYFENTDILIYVVDCSDTVRLQETSAELMELLQDEKLKAVPLLVYANKQDLATALPASEVAMQMGLHVIRDRTWQIQACVATDGTGLKEGMEWVCKNIPAKK is encoded by the exons ATG GGTCTTCTTAGCCTTTTGAAGAAGTTGAGGTCTAACCCTGACAAGGAGTTGCGACTTTTACTACTCGGTTTGGACAATGCTGGTAAAACGACTCTGCTGAAGCAACTAGCTTCAGAAGACGTTACTCAGGTCACCCCCACGGCTGGATTCAACATAAAGTCAGTGCTTTCCAATGGTTTCAAGCTAAACGTATGGGATATTGGAGGCCAGAGGAAGATTAGGCCATATTGGAGAAATTATTTCGAGAATACTGAtattttg ATCTATGTGGTGGACTGTTCAGACACGGTGCGTCTGCAGGAGACGAGCGCGGAGCTGATGGAGTTACTTCAGGATGAGAAACTAAAGGCTGTGCCACTGCTCGTGTACGCTAACAAACAGGACTTGGCTACCG CGTTGCCGGCGAGCGAGGTGGCGATGCAGATGGGGCTGCACGTGATCCGCGACCGCACCTGGCAGATCCAGGCGTGCGTCGCCACCGACGGCACCGGACTCAAG GAAGGCATGGAGTGGGTGTGCAAGAATATTCCCGCTAAGAAATAG